DNA sequence from the Schistocerca serialis cubense isolate TAMUIC-IGC-003099 chromosome 9, iqSchSeri2.2, whole genome shotgun sequence genome:
tcttcccgcgaaccatacgcgactggaacaggaaagtgaggtaatgacagtggcacgtaaagcgccctccgccacacaccgttgggtggcttgcggagtataaatgtagatgcagacatgCAGGCCCtgtggtgactacagccgttatgaactaCATGATATGTATTGGCTGTTGCATGCAGTGTGTTGTTAAGAACACAGgccctgcaatatcgtatttatatgTCGACGCCAGGCAGCGACTTCCTACGGGACTATGCGTGAAGTACGAATGCAGGTTGTGATACGGACGAAGACATATGGAATTTTTGGtctagccgtgagtcgtgcacCGATAACCAAATTTGTTAAGACGACCGCTTGCTTatagtgggaaatccgggttctaaTCCctgaccggcacaaattttcattggcatTCAATTATACAGCTGTTGGTTCTCCGtaatcgcagctgcgaatacattccaTGAATTTGAAATCTGCCGCGCTTGCGGCTTGCGCTTTGCGATTGTGCATTTCGCTTTCAGTGCCATCGCAAGTTCTTGGAGGGAAGGTTTTGTTGTTCCTGGTAGCCTCCaaggatctttttttttcttttcctccgcGAAGGTCGTTGGTTTATAGACGGCTAGTACCATGTTACTTCGGTAGTTCAAAGAGCCAACTGGCTGGAACAGTTAaagttttctgtgatttatctGTAGAGTTTTGAGTAAATGCGACTTTTTTCAGGGATAATGCGTCAGTTTTCGTACTCCATTCTTGTCTAACTTGACCGACGGTCTGCCCTTTATGATTGTGTCTGCGAATAAATTGAAACTGATTTCTTTATTTCGTTTGTGTCAATTTATTCGGCCTCTTCCACATGACAACTTAATATTGACTCCGACGGTGAAATTACTGGCATGTCTGTGCGACCATAATCATTTCAATTGGTGTtctatttttttttcaacaaaattcCAGAACCTCCAAGAGAGGCACTGTGCCTCACGGTGATGTTTACTATTAAAATCCCGAAAGCACACAGTCCAAGGACAGTCAGGTAATGCCTTACTTCTGCCCATGAAGATCTCTTAAACTTACCTAGACGACACAACTGGGAAATTTGAGCTCACACGGAGGTTTGTGGACAGTAATTTATTCGCGAAGGAGTATCAGTGGCACAGAAACTGCCCTCCGCAgacgatttgcagagtatagatgtagactgaTGGTACCCTCTATATCTATACTCCGGTGTGTGGTCTACCAAAGTCCCTTcccatttcctgttccaatcgcgtgtggttcgcgggaagaaagctTACAGGTAAGCCTtcgtgtgggctttaatctctctgattttatcttcatgtgcTTTTTGGGAGATATACGAAGGAGGAAGCGATATTTATGTTGACTCTTCTGGAAACGAAGCCTGTCGGAACTTTTTTAACAGTCGTGCAGAACGCCTCTCCTGCGGCGCCTACCACTGAAGACAATAGTTGCTTATTTCCGTGACGTTTTCGTGCTTGCTAAACGAAACCgcaacaaaacgcgctgctcttctttggatcttttcagtTTCTTCAATCCTACCTCggatggatcccacactgacgagcaatattcaagtactggtcggaCCAGGGTTTTTGTAATTACTTCCTGGACTATTTCCTGTGAGTTTCTTCCGATGAATCCCAGTGGCGTCTGTCTTacctacaattagttttatgtggccgtTTCATTTTAAATCGCTCCATACGCTTACTTCATATTTTATCGAAGTAACTATTTTCAGTAATTGATCTGCAGTCGTATAATACAATAATAGGATTTTTTGTCTATCTATGCGctgtacgttacatttgtttatgttggggGACAATTTCGACTCACTGCACCAAGCGACCATTTACCAAGCAATTTTTCGTATTCGCAATATATTGCTTATTCAATAATTCGGGGAGAATACGCTAACTTCTTAAGTTTAGCAAGTGCAATACTCTCTTGCTGGAGAATGCGTGCGTCCGTTGGTATCCAACTCTAGTGGTCACGTATGTTATACAGGATCAGTTTTTTTTGGGATGTGCACATTATTTAACGTGGAACTGACACCTAATAACAAAATGTTTGCATAAATTTTGTTTACAGTATTTGTTGTTTAGTCGCCACGCAAATGTCTAGATAAGAGAGACCATTTTACCACTACGTACCATCACTGTCAAATTACAGAAAACAAATACAGCTGAATGCGTCAACAGTTACTACAATTTCCAATCAGTATGTCAAAGAATACTTTCGAGTGAACGGACGAACAATGTGTCAaagttttcattattaattttagtgtttttataGACTTCAATTAAATGCCATTTCTTTCCagactgttttgcattacaaccTTACATGTATACAACGAAAAATAGCCTGAGTAAGATCTGCTCTGACAATCCACTGATATAAAACAAAGTAATGCAATTCCAGAACGAACTTTGTAGATTACAAGCTATTACCTAAACAACTAAATGAAATCTGAAAATAAAAGCATGACAGACTATGGTTATGGCTGTACCACTACCTATTTTATGAAAGCAAAAGTTAATGCCAAAAAGGGCGAAAGCCAGGTAGAGAGATCCCTTACATCAAAGGATATTCATTATCCTAGTAAGAAACAATTTAGTCAGGAAATCTTGTACAGATTAGTATCATTGTACCGATGATAAAATCAAAAACCATGGAAACAAAGAGCATGGGAAATAGAATGCCAAAAACAGTTTGAAACTACAAGGCAGTGGGTCGAAGGAGTATTAGGAGACCTGGAAACAGATGGGAATCGTGTTAGTTTGAACATAAGATTCTTTCAATAGGAGAAAAGAGGAATACTAAGAAACAGCAATGCATCGCTTCTGTGAACAATGATTCTCAACTTTATAGACGAACAGCctctatttcttcatttgttactATCTTTAATCGTTGCTGCTAGAACAAGACTTCGGCGCCAATGACGGGATGCTCCGGAAAAAATTCTGAATGAATGAGACGGGGTTATATACTTCTCGCACGTAGTACGCCGACGGAATCACCTCAgatttcggagagatctttaagcTCGCCGTCATTGTACATACCAACCAATCCTGTCGCCTCTGGGTGCTCAACAAGCAACTGTGGGAGTTCGACCTTGCGTAACCCAGGGTCACAACGGCTCCAGCCGCCGCGCTACAGCTGACTGTGCACCGGTCCGTTGCCGACATTAATACCCATTGAAAAAGAAAAGATCAAACGCATGTTTACCAAAAATAAGGCAACATCAGTAAAAATGTCATCAACACTACCAGAAAAACGCATGGTGACTAGCGACCAATGGAATTTCGTCAGTGTGGCATAAATTGAAAATCATTCAAAACCTAAATCTAGCTATCCATTGCTAGAGCAAGAATTCAATGTCAAGTTAATCATTTGTGTGCCAAACGAACAATTAAAGAACTAAATTATCACAGCAAGCCGTAGATTTGTGTTCGCTCCATCGCTTAAGTCCTCCAGTTTGATACCATGGACACATTGTTAACAGTGATTACTGATATACAGCTCTGTgtttatgaaagaaataataaaataaaaaattctagaTAATTCGTACACGTATTTCCGGACTGTGATGTCATACCCTTAAAAAATCATGAAACACTTAGCTAACGCAAACGATGATGTGCCGTAGTGCCACCTTTCCCGTATCTTAATCACAGAATTTCGTTGCAAAGAGACGACAAACTGCTGGCAGTTGCTTTTGGTTTTCAACCTTGACAAGaataattttattaagaaaaaGAAATACATTCGAGAACCATCTTCGGGAGTTTCGGCAAACAGATATAAGATGGTCTATATGATATGACAGTGTTTTTCTTCCATCGACAAGTGCGTTCGCACCGAGTAAACATCCATTtcatatttaagaaaataaaattgatTGCCACTGAGTACATGGTAAAAATTTTCCATGTTATTACATGTAATCCACAGAAAATATCAAAAGCTCCCTCCCTGTCCAGTAGAACTGTGCCTTACCTTTTCGGAGAAACCGCGTTTCTTGATTTCTGCAATAACCCATCGCACCATAGGTCTTGAAAATCGTTTGTCTATTTGAGTGCTTCCTAAATATTCCACTACGTACAACTTCGTATCAATTTCTCCTGCCATTTTGCATTCACGATACGTGAGAATTACAGTATAAACACACAACGGAGTCGGCAATAAAATTCACTTCACAAACACAATTCACTCCACTTCTTGCAATTAGAAAATTAATCTTCTCTTAATTCTTTCGTCCGTCTCGAAGTTTTCATTATCTGCAAAGAGATATGCACCATTATCACAAATATACTGTTTAACAATATTTAAGGAAGTAGCGAAAAAATTTTACTTATTCAAAAACTAATCCTTGCGCCACGCAAAAAATTTGCTGTTTCTTGTGACTACACACCAGTAATTACAGACAAGGTAATAAGAATCGAGATTAATTTAACAGCTCCAAGACGTATAGCACTGATATAAAACTGTAAGGAAGATTATACGTTTGTTTACAGTAGCCTCAAACACCACGTTGTTTACAACCACGCCAACAGCTGAGCAAGCTACTTGTCGGAGGAAATCTGTGACTCAAAAAGAACAGCAAGAAAGCTTTACCTGCACGTCTAAGACGCTTCAGCACTGCAGAATGCCTGCATTATGTCAGTCTTTCGCTTTGCGTTATCTTATGCTCACGTATATTTCACTCGACATACGTTTTCTTTACTTACAGCACTTTCCCATTTCAAACTGACACTCTCGTGGCCGAAACAAAGTAGTTTTATATGGCAACAGAGAGAAGGCGGTGCCACCTAGCGGCCGCTCACAGAAACAAGCTAGGCAGTAAACGCGCGACTCTGTTCTTGAAAAGTCCGCGTCACATACAAAATATATCACTGGACCACAGAACTATATCTTTGTTTTCGCAAACGACGATTATCCATTGCAATTATCCATGCTCCAGCTACTGATTATCGAGTCGAAAAGCGGAGATGGAAATATTAATAGTCCAGACTTTCTTCGTGTGCCCGATCTGATACGTAAGACTAAATTTGTCATATAGTAGCTTGATAGTGATCTACCAGTAAAATAAATTGTTTGCTAAACCTACAGAGAgtgactgattttttaatgtgtgttgAAGGACAAAGGAAAGAATTAGCAGTGATCGCTGTTGTTATCAATGATtcaattgtatttttattttaaatttagtttaGAAAGTTTAACGATTAAATTGCTTGCAGGAAATATAAAGTTATTATAAACTGTGTTCAGTTCTCTTCACCCGAAAATAAACAGAGGATATACGTGAGAATTTTCGGAGCAGATTTCCTGTCGTTAGCTAAACTGATTATTGTTCTGAACGTATATTTACGTAACTGTTGTACATCTGAGGGATAAATTCGCAACATGGATGCgaggaatatgaaattaattttaaaaaaaagatccGTCATTGCAATTTAATGGCTGTCAAACTGGAGTCTCTGCTACGTATGATCTTTGCAACATCGAATATGTATACACTATACACTCTGGATGAAACTGCAGCATTACAAGTGAATATATACAAGTTGTTTGTTTCTCGTGTTGGAGCCTGTTTGTGTCATTTGAGGTCGGTAAATGAGACATTTTTGTAACATAACGTTGTATTTTGATTGTATAGTGTCTTATTAATTGTGTCGTTCTTTATTACAGTCAGTTCCGCCGAAATGTCTGTACTTGCCTATAACGGTGGGGCGATTATCGCAATGAAAGGTAAAGACTGTGTAGCTATAGCATCTGATAAAAGATTTGGAATTCAAGCTCAGACAGTGTCAACCGACTTCAAGAAGATATTTGAAATGGGACCACATTTATATATGGCTTTGCCAGGTTTAGCTTCCGACACGCAAACCGTGCATCAGAAGCTGAAGTTTCGCCTTAACCTCTACGAGCTGAAAGAAAACAGGAATATCCACCCTAAAACATTTGCAGCAATGGTTTCGAATTTACTTTATGAGAAAAGATTTGGACCTTTCTTTGTCGAACCGGTAATTGCGGGTTTAGATCCTAAAAcgtttgagccatttgtttgtaaCATGGACCTCATAGGTTGCCAAAATATCCCAGAAGATTTTGTAGTCGGCGGAACTTGTACTGAACAACTCTATGGAATGTGTGAAGCTCTGTGGCGACCAGACCTAGGTCCGGATGAGCTCTTCGAAGCCATATCGCAAGCACTGTTGAATGCTGTTGACAGAGATGCAATTTCCGGATGGGGAGCAGTTGTGTACATCATTGAAAAAAACAAAGTCACCGTGAAGCAGCTGAAGACGAGAATGGACTAAGTGGAGATCCAGTGCaactaatgtgtgtgtgttggagatTGGTGCATTACATTgtttataaagaaacaaataaagcTGTGTTTCCTTAAATTCATGTGTTTTGTAAATTTGGCCTTGGCAATAGATatgttctcttcttttctctccACGGTTTAAGTACTGACACTAGTGCCTAGAACAGTGCCATATTGCCTCCCCCTT
Encoded proteins:
- the LOC126418506 gene encoding proteasome subunit beta type-3; translated protein: MSVLAYNGGAIIAMKGKDCVAIASDKRFGIQAQTVSTDFKKIFEMGPHLYMALPGLASDTQTVHQKLKFRLNLYELKENRNIHPKTFAAMVSNLLYEKRFGPFFVEPVIAGLDPKTFEPFVCNMDLIGCQNIPEDFVVGGTCTEQLYGMCEALWRPDLGPDELFEAISQALLNAVDRDAISGWGAVVYIIEKNKVTVKQLKTRMD